In Oreochromis aureus strain Israel breed Guangdong linkage group 20, ZZ_aureus, whole genome shotgun sequence, the following are encoded in one genomic region:
- the ccnt1 gene encoding cyclin-T1 isoform X2 has protein sequence MAASFRSLPASSNNKWYFTRQQIDNSPSRRAGLDPDKELSYRQQAANLLQDMGQRLNVSQLTINTAIVYMHRFYMIQSFTRFHRNVIAPAALFLAAKVEEQPRKLEHVIKVAHACLNPQEPSPDVRSDAYLQQAQDLVILESIILQTLAFEITIDHPHTHVVKCTQLVRASKDLAQTSYFMATNSLHLTTFCLQYSPPVVACVCIHLACKWSNWEIPVSTDGKHWWEYVDPTVTLELLDELTHEFLQILEKTPSRLKRIRNWKAGGQTPKAKPKVQEEGDQRDTMISMISMASSESTVAGLMSLSAPPSASSSSSVGDKDTNASGSAQTWSGKGQGGSEQQSQQPQQQPNHEVHAPAKVSLSEYRAKNADVLAAQKRKLENMEASVKRDYANAAQALIGQQQRKEKQQHHHHPPSASSDMSNPSPIILKIPLEKERHDSLKMRFPVAGGSGGSSGHSSSGRGQDPDIKVKIRVPDKQRGTSGEDGKSRDKHRERSNHHHHYHHSHHHHSSSSSASLSSSHKHSSSSSGTLGSSKKVPSDSSRTSSSSSSSSSSASRKRTHSQDPSAGSHPPSKVSKSRNPYQLPPLSSSSGQILGHGSDILPSLGLPHHQGSYSHSKSDKTDTNGHSAAGGAQSNEYQDTFEMLNSLLSAQGVQPSQQSMFDYRSQYGDYRYSSSSRGNNPRPPPLPTEPPPPLPPLPK, from the exons ATGGCGGCTTCGTTTCGCTCTCTCCCCGCAAGCAGTAACAACAAATGGTACTTCACCCGGCAGCAGATCGACAACAGCCCATCTCGGCGAGCTGGACTTGATCCCGACAAGGAGCTCTCGTACAGACAACAGGCGGCGAACCTGCTCCAGGACATGGGACAGCGGCTCAATGT CTCTCAACTTACAATTAATACAGCCATTGTGTACATGCATCGCTTCTACATGATCCAGTCCTTCACTAGATTTCACAGAAAT GTCATCGCACCCGCTGCTCTGTTCCTGGCAGCAAAGGTAGAGGAGCAGCCTCGAAAGCTGGAGCATGTCATCAAGGTGGCCCATGCCTGCCTCAATCCTCAGGAGCCTTCACCTGATGTTCGCAGTGAT GCCTACCTGCAACAAGCCCAAGACCTGGTCATTCTTGAGAGCATAATTCTCCAGACCTTGG CTTTTGAAATCACCATCGATCATCCTCATACACATGTTGTCAAATGCACTCAGCTTGTCAGGG CAAGCAAGGATTTGGCCCAAACATCATACTTTATGGCCACCAACAG CCTGCACTTGACAACGTTCTGCCTGCAGTATAGTCCACCTGTTGTAGCCTGTGTGTGCATCCACCTTGCCTGCAAATGGTCCAACTGGGAGATCCCCGTGTCTACAGATGGCAAACACTGGTGGGAGTATGTCGACCCTACAGTTACCCTTGAGCTGCTGGACG AACTTACACACGAGTTCCTGCAAATCCTGGAGAAAACACCCAGCCGACTGAAGCGAATTCGCAACTGGAAG gCTGGCGGACAGACACCAAAAGCCAAGCCAAAAGTCCAGGAGGAGGGTGACCAGAGGGACACCATGATCAGCATGATTTCCATGGCTTCATCAGAGAGTACTGTGGCAGGCCTGATGAGCCTCTCTGCTCCACCttctgcctcctcttcctcatcagTGGGCGACAAGGACACGAATGCTTCTGGCAGTGCTCAGACTTGGAGTGGAAAAGGTCAAGGTGGATCTGAGCAGCAGtcacagcaaccacagcagcAGCCTAACCATGAGGTCCACGCCCCAGCTAAGGTGTCGCTGAGTGAGTACCGTGCCAAGAATGCTGACGTCCTGGCTGCCCAAAAGAGAAAGTTGGAGAACATGGAGGCCAGCGTAAAGAGAGATTATGCCAATGCAGCTCAGGCCCTCATTGGCCAGCAACAGAGGaaggagaagcagcagcatCACCATCATCCACCCAGCGCTTCCTCTGACATGTCCAACCCATCGCCCATTATTCTTAAAATCCCCTTGGAGAAGGAGAGGCATGATTCTCTAAAAATGCGCTTCCCAGTTGCTGGAGGATCAGGAGGAAGCAGTGGACATAGCAGCAGTGGTCGAGGCCAGGATCCAGACATCAAAGTCAAAATCCGAGTGCCTGACAAGCAGAGGGGGACTTCAGGAGAGGATGGCAAAAGCAGGGACAAGCACAGGGAGCGTTCtaaccaccaccaccattatCATCACTCTCACCACCACCATTCCTCTTCCAGTAGTGCCTCACTTTCTTCTTCACACAAACATTCATCAAGTTCCAGCGGCACGCTGGGAAGCAGCAAAAAAGTACCAAGTGACTCCTCTAGAACAAGCTCCTCATCCTCGTCCTCATCCTCCTCTGCCTCACGCAAGAGGACACACTCCCAGGATCCTTCAGCGGGATCTCACCCACCCTCCAAAGTGAGCAAGTCTAGGAATCCCTACCAGTTACCTCCCCTGTCTTCCTCCTCCGGACAAATTTTGGGGCATGGTTCTGACATTCTTCCATCTCTGGGCCTCCCCCACCACCAAGGAAGCTATTCGCATTCCAAAAGCGACAAAACTGACACTAATGGTCACAGTGCAGCTGGCGGAGCCCAGTCCAACGAGTACCAGGACACTTTTGAGATGCTAAACTCACTGCTGAGTGCACAGGGTGTGCAGCCGTCCCAGCAGTCTATGTTTGACTACAGATCTCAGTATGGTGATTATCGGTACTCGAGCAGCTCCAGAGGAAACAACCCTAGGCCCCCTCCCCTGCCCACGGAGCCGCCTCCCCCACTGCCGCCTTTGCCCAAATAA
- the ccnt1 gene encoding cyclin-T1 isoform X1, which yields MAASFRSLPASSNNKWYFTRQQIDNSPSRRAGLDPDKELSYRQQAANLLQDMGQRLNVSQLTINTAIVYMHRFYMIQSFTRFHRNVIAPAALFLAAKVEEQPRKLEHVIKVAHACLNPQEPSPDVRSDAYLQQAQDLVILESIILQTLAFEITIDHPHTHVVKCTQLVRVVPASKDLAQTSYFMATNSLHLTTFCLQYSPPVVACVCIHLACKWSNWEIPVSTDGKHWWEYVDPTVTLELLDELTHEFLQILEKTPSRLKRIRNWKAGGQTPKAKPKVQEEGDQRDTMISMISMASSESTVAGLMSLSAPPSASSSSSVGDKDTNASGSAQTWSGKGQGGSEQQSQQPQQQPNHEVHAPAKVSLSEYRAKNADVLAAQKRKLENMEASVKRDYANAAQALIGQQQRKEKQQHHHHPPSASSDMSNPSPIILKIPLEKERHDSLKMRFPVAGGSGGSSGHSSSGRGQDPDIKVKIRVPDKQRGTSGEDGKSRDKHRERSNHHHHYHHSHHHHSSSSSASLSSSHKHSSSSSGTLGSSKKVPSDSSRTSSSSSSSSSSASRKRTHSQDPSAGSHPPSKVSKSRNPYQLPPLSSSSGQILGHGSDILPSLGLPHHQGSYSHSKSDKTDTNGHSAAGGAQSNEYQDTFEMLNSLLSAQGVQPSQQSMFDYRSQYGDYRYSSSSRGNNPRPPPLPTEPPPPLPPLPK from the exons ATGGCGGCTTCGTTTCGCTCTCTCCCCGCAAGCAGTAACAACAAATGGTACTTCACCCGGCAGCAGATCGACAACAGCCCATCTCGGCGAGCTGGACTTGATCCCGACAAGGAGCTCTCGTACAGACAACAGGCGGCGAACCTGCTCCAGGACATGGGACAGCGGCTCAATGT CTCTCAACTTACAATTAATACAGCCATTGTGTACATGCATCGCTTCTACATGATCCAGTCCTTCACTAGATTTCACAGAAAT GTCATCGCACCCGCTGCTCTGTTCCTGGCAGCAAAGGTAGAGGAGCAGCCTCGAAAGCTGGAGCATGTCATCAAGGTGGCCCATGCCTGCCTCAATCCTCAGGAGCCTTCACCTGATGTTCGCAGTGAT GCCTACCTGCAACAAGCCCAAGACCTGGTCATTCTTGAGAGCATAATTCTCCAGACCTTGG CTTTTGAAATCACCATCGATCATCCTCATACACATGTTGTCAAATGCACTCAGCTTGTCAGGG TTGTTCCAGCAAGCAAGGATTTGGCCCAAACATCATACTTTATGGCCACCAACAG CCTGCACTTGACAACGTTCTGCCTGCAGTATAGTCCACCTGTTGTAGCCTGTGTGTGCATCCACCTTGCCTGCAAATGGTCCAACTGGGAGATCCCCGTGTCTACAGATGGCAAACACTGGTGGGAGTATGTCGACCCTACAGTTACCCTTGAGCTGCTGGACG AACTTACACACGAGTTCCTGCAAATCCTGGAGAAAACACCCAGCCGACTGAAGCGAATTCGCAACTGGAAG gCTGGCGGACAGACACCAAAAGCCAAGCCAAAAGTCCAGGAGGAGGGTGACCAGAGGGACACCATGATCAGCATGATTTCCATGGCTTCATCAGAGAGTACTGTGGCAGGCCTGATGAGCCTCTCTGCTCCACCttctgcctcctcttcctcatcagTGGGCGACAAGGACACGAATGCTTCTGGCAGTGCTCAGACTTGGAGTGGAAAAGGTCAAGGTGGATCTGAGCAGCAGtcacagcaaccacagcagcAGCCTAACCATGAGGTCCACGCCCCAGCTAAGGTGTCGCTGAGTGAGTACCGTGCCAAGAATGCTGACGTCCTGGCTGCCCAAAAGAGAAAGTTGGAGAACATGGAGGCCAGCGTAAAGAGAGATTATGCCAATGCAGCTCAGGCCCTCATTGGCCAGCAACAGAGGaaggagaagcagcagcatCACCATCATCCACCCAGCGCTTCCTCTGACATGTCCAACCCATCGCCCATTATTCTTAAAATCCCCTTGGAGAAGGAGAGGCATGATTCTCTAAAAATGCGCTTCCCAGTTGCTGGAGGATCAGGAGGAAGCAGTGGACATAGCAGCAGTGGTCGAGGCCAGGATCCAGACATCAAAGTCAAAATCCGAGTGCCTGACAAGCAGAGGGGGACTTCAGGAGAGGATGGCAAAAGCAGGGACAAGCACAGGGAGCGTTCtaaccaccaccaccattatCATCACTCTCACCACCACCATTCCTCTTCCAGTAGTGCCTCACTTTCTTCTTCACACAAACATTCATCAAGTTCCAGCGGCACGCTGGGAAGCAGCAAAAAAGTACCAAGTGACTCCTCTAGAACAAGCTCCTCATCCTCGTCCTCATCCTCCTCTGCCTCACGCAAGAGGACACACTCCCAGGATCCTTCAGCGGGATCTCACCCACCCTCCAAAGTGAGCAAGTCTAGGAATCCCTACCAGTTACCTCCCCTGTCTTCCTCCTCCGGACAAATTTTGGGGCATGGTTCTGACATTCTTCCATCTCTGGGCCTCCCCCACCACCAAGGAAGCTATTCGCATTCCAAAAGCGACAAAACTGACACTAATGGTCACAGTGCAGCTGGCGGAGCCCAGTCCAACGAGTACCAGGACACTTTTGAGATGCTAAACTCACTGCTGAGTGCACAGGGTGTGCAGCCGTCCCAGCAGTCTATGTTTGACTACAGATCTCAGTATGGTGATTATCGGTACTCGAGCAGCTCCAGAGGAAACAACCCTAGGCCCCCTCCCCTGCCCACGGAGCCGCCTCCCCCACTGCCGCCTTTGCCCAAATAA